A single genomic interval of Panthera tigris isolate Pti1 chromosome E3, P.tigris_Pti1_mat1.1, whole genome shotgun sequence harbors:
- the CE3H16orf92 gene encoding fertilization-influencing membrane protein isoform X1, protein MRLWLWAWVWVWLLGLGAIETAPSPQRANTLTRGAESVLFLDRPDFFDYPDSDQARLLAVARFIGEKPVIFVNSGMNQLETASFLAGVWRRAALGPPIGGAAKKGPKEPDKGLALCPECPNLPSFPADE, encoded by the exons ATGAGGCTGTGGCTGTGGGCTTGGGTGTGGGTGtggctgctggggctgggggccatAGAAACAG CACCCAGCCCACAGAGGGCCAACACCTTGACCCGGGGAGCAGAGTCTGTGCTCTTCCTGGACAGACCTGACTTCTTTGATTACCCAGACTCAGACCAAGCCAGGCTCCTGGCCGTGGCCCGGTTTATTGGAGAGAAACCCGTCATCTTTGTTAACTCAGGTATGAACCAGCTTGAGACAGCCTCCTTCCTTGCCGGGGTCTGGAGGAGAGCTGCCCTTGGCCCTCCAATTGGAG GAGCTGCCAAAAAGGGGCCTAAGGAGCCAGACAAGGGCCTTGCACTCTGCCCTGAGTGCCCAAACCTGCCCTCCTTTCCCGCTGATgaataa
- the TLCD3B gene encoding ceramide synthase isoform X4 translates to MASTAGYIVSTSCKHIIDDQHWLSSAYTQFAVPYFIYDIYAMFLCHWHKHQVKGHGGDEGGARAPGSTWAVARGYLHKEFLMVLHHAVMVLVCFPLSVVWRQGKGDFFLGCLLMAEVSTPFVCLGKILIQYKQQHTLLHKVNGALMLISFLCCRVLLFPYLYWAYGRHAGLPLLAVPLAIPAHVNLGAALLLAPQLYWFFLICRGACRLFRPRGSPPPSPCQTQD, encoded by the exons ACACTGGCTTTCCTCTGCCTACACGCAATTTGCAGTGCCCTACTTCATCTATGACATCTACGCCATGTTCCTCTGTCACTGGCACAAGCACCAGGTCAAGGGGCACGGAGGGGACGAAGGGGGGGccagagccccaggcagcacctggGCCGTGGCACGCGGCTACCTGCACAAGGAGTTCCTCATGGTGCTCCACCACGCCGTCATGGTGCTCGTATGCTTCCCGCTGTCGGTG GTGTGGCGTCAGGGCAAGGGAGATTTCTTTCTAGGCTGCTTGCTGATGGCTGAGGTCAGCACCCCCTTCGTCTGCCTTGGCAAGATCCTCATCCAG TACAAGCAGCAGCACACTCTGCTGCACAAGGTGAACGGGGCCCTGATGCTGATCAGCTTTCTCTGCTGCCGGGTGCTGCTCTTCCCCTACCTGTACTGGGCCTACGGGCGGCACGCCGGCCTGCCGCTGCTCGCCGTGCCCCTCGCCATCCCGGCCCATGTCAACCTGGGCGCCGCGCTGCTGCTGGCCCCCCAGCTCTACTGGTTCTTCCTCATCTGCCGCGGGGCCTGCCGCCTCTTCAGGCCCCGGGGCTCCCCTCCGCCCTCTCCTTGTCAGACCCAGGACTGA
- the DOC2A gene encoding double C2-like domain-containing protein alpha isoform X1, giving the protein MRGRRGDRMTINIQEHMAINVCPGPIRPIRQISDYFPRRGPGPEGGGRDFREAPARLAPLALAPPAALLGATTPEEGAEVDSYDSDDTTALGMLEFDLLYDQASCTLHCSILRAKGLKPMDFNGLADPYVKLHLLPGACKANKLKTKTQRNTLNPVWNEDLTYSGITDDDITHKVLRISVCDEDKLSHNEFIGEIRVPLRRLKPSQKKHFNICLERQVPLASPSSMSAALRGISCYLKELEQAEQGPGLLEERGRILLSLSYSSRRRGLLVGIVRCAHLAAMDVNGYSDPYVKTYLRPDVDKKSKHKTCVKKKTLNPEFNEVSGAGLRNQGGLTLGTGARASGKMWPALPQDFFYEMELSALATKTLEVTVWDYDIGKSNDFIGGVSLGPGARGEARKHWRDCLQQPDAALERWHTLTSELPPAAGALPSA; this is encoded by the exons ATGAGGGGCCGCAGGGGCGACCGCATGACCATCAACATCCAGGAGCACATGGCCATCAACGTGTGCCCCGGGCCCATCCGGCCCATCCGGCAGATCTCTGACTACTTCCCCCGCCGGGGACCAGGACCCGAAGGCGGGGGCAGGGATTTCAGGGAGGCCCCTGCTCGTCTGGcccccctggccctggccccccCTGCAGCCCTCCTTGGGGCCACCACGCCCGAGGAGGGAGCCGAGGTGGACAGCTACGACTCGGATGATACCA CCGCCCTGGGCATGCTGGAGTTTGACCTTCTCTACGACCAGGCCTCCTGCACTCTGCACTGTAGTATCCTCAGGGCCAAG GGCCTCAAGCCCATGGATTTCAATGGCCTGGCCGACCCCTACGTCAAGCTGCACCTGCTGCCTGGAGCCTGCAAG GCCAATAAGCTAAAAACTAAGACTCAGAGGAACACGCTGAATCCCGTGTGGAATGAAGATCTGACGTACAGTGGGATCACGGATGATGACATCACCCACAAGGTGCTCAG GATCTCCGTCTGTGACGAGGACAAGCTGAGCCACAATGAATTCATTGGGGAGATCAGAGTACCCCTCCGCCGCCTCAAGCCTTcacagaagaaacattttaacATCTGCCTTGAGCGCCAGGTCCCG cTGGCTTCACCCTCCTCCATGTCAGCAGCGCTGAGGGGCATCTCCTGttacctgaaggag CTGGAACAGGCAGAGCAGGGCCCCGGGCTGCTGGAAGAGCGTGGGCGCATCCTGCTGAGCCTCAGCTACAGCTCTCGGCGCCGGGGGCTGCTGGTGGGCATCGTGCGCTGCGCCCACTTGGCCGCCATGGACGTCAATGGCTACTCCGACCCCTACGTCAAGAC GTACCTGAGGCCTGACGTGGATAAAAAATCCAAGCATAAAACGTGTGTGAAGAAGAAGACTCTCAATCCAGAATTTAACGAGGTAAGTGGGGCAGGGCTCAGAAATCAAGGGGGGCTGACGCTCGGGACAGGGGCCAGGGCCTCAGGGAAGATGTGGCCTGCTCTGCCCCAGGACTTCTTCTACGAGATGGAGCTCTCTGCTCTGGCCACCAAGACCCTGGAAGTCACAGTCTGGGACTATGACATTGGCAAATCCAACGACTTCATCG gTGGCGtgtccctggggcctggggctcggGGAGAGGCCCGGAAGCACTGGCGTGACTGTCTGCAGCAGCCGGACGCAGCCCTGGAACGCTGGCACACCCTCACCAGCGAGCTGCCCCCTGCGGCCGGGGCTCTGCCCTCGGCCTGA
- the CE3H16orf92 gene encoding fertilization-influencing membrane protein isoform X2 — MRLWLWAWVWVWLLGLGAIETAPSPQRANTLTRGAESVLFLDRPDFFDYPDSDQARLLAVARFIGEKPVIFVNSGYNSEFFYHILVGALVVAFLFLLFQFCTHMSCQKGA, encoded by the exons ATGAGGCTGTGGCTGTGGGCTTGGGTGTGGGTGtggctgctggggctgggggccatAGAAACAG CACCCAGCCCACAGAGGGCCAACACCTTGACCCGGGGAGCAGAGTCTGTGCTCTTCCTGGACAGACCTGACTTCTTTGATTACCCAGACTCAGACCAAGCCAGGCTCCTGGCCGTGGCCCGGTTTATTGGAGAGAAACCCGTCATCTTTGTTAACTCAG GATACAACTCTGAGTTCTTCTATCACATCCTAGTGGGTGCTCTGGTAGtggccttcctcttcctccttttccagtTCTGCACACACAt GAGCTGCCAAAAAGGGGCCTAA
- the CE3H16orf92 gene encoding fertilization-influencing membrane protein isoform X4: protein MRLWLWAWVWVWLLGLGAIETDSDQARLLAVARFIGEKPVIFVNSGMNQLETASFLAGVWRRAALGPPIGGAAKKGPKEPDKGLALCPECPNLPSFPADE, encoded by the exons ATGAGGCTGTGGCTGTGGGCTTGGGTGTGGGTGtggctgctggggctgggggccatAGAAACAG ACTCAGACCAAGCCAGGCTCCTGGCCGTGGCCCGGTTTATTGGAGAGAAACCCGTCATCTTTGTTAACTCAGGTATGAACCAGCTTGAGACAGCCTCCTTCCTTGCCGGGGTCTGGAGGAGAGCTGCCCTTGGCCCTCCAATTGGAG GAGCTGCCAAAAAGGGGCCTAAGGAGCCAGACAAGGGCCTTGCACTCTGCCCTGAGTGCCCAAACCTGCCCTCCTTTCCCGCTGATgaataa
- the DOC2A gene encoding double C2-like domain-containing protein alpha isoform X2, producing MRGRRGDRMTINIQEHMAINVCPGPIRPIRQISDYFPRRGPGPEGGGRDFREAPARLAPLALAPPAALLGATTPEEGAEVDSYDSDDTTALGMLEFDLLYDQASCTLHCSILRAKGLKPMDFNGLADPYVKLHLLPGACKANKLKTKTQRNTLNPVWNEDLTYSGITDDDITHKVLRISVCDEDKLSHNEFIGEIRVPLRRLKPSQKKHFNICLERQVPLASPSSMSAALRGISCYLKELEQAEQGPGLLEERGRILLSLSYSSRRRGLLVGIVRCAHLAAMDVNGYSDPYVKTYLRPDVDKKSKHKTCVKKKTLNPEFNEDFFYEMELSALATKTLEVTVWDYDIGKSNDFIGGVSLGPGARGEARKHWRDCLQQPDAALERWHTLTSELPPAAGALPSA from the exons ATGAGGGGCCGCAGGGGCGACCGCATGACCATCAACATCCAGGAGCACATGGCCATCAACGTGTGCCCCGGGCCCATCCGGCCCATCCGGCAGATCTCTGACTACTTCCCCCGCCGGGGACCAGGACCCGAAGGCGGGGGCAGGGATTTCAGGGAGGCCCCTGCTCGTCTGGcccccctggccctggccccccCTGCAGCCCTCCTTGGGGCCACCACGCCCGAGGAGGGAGCCGAGGTGGACAGCTACGACTCGGATGATACCA CCGCCCTGGGCATGCTGGAGTTTGACCTTCTCTACGACCAGGCCTCCTGCACTCTGCACTGTAGTATCCTCAGGGCCAAG GGCCTCAAGCCCATGGATTTCAATGGCCTGGCCGACCCCTACGTCAAGCTGCACCTGCTGCCTGGAGCCTGCAAG GCCAATAAGCTAAAAACTAAGACTCAGAGGAACACGCTGAATCCCGTGTGGAATGAAGATCTGACGTACAGTGGGATCACGGATGATGACATCACCCACAAGGTGCTCAG GATCTCCGTCTGTGACGAGGACAAGCTGAGCCACAATGAATTCATTGGGGAGATCAGAGTACCCCTCCGCCGCCTCAAGCCTTcacagaagaaacattttaacATCTGCCTTGAGCGCCAGGTCCCG cTGGCTTCACCCTCCTCCATGTCAGCAGCGCTGAGGGGCATCTCCTGttacctgaaggag CTGGAACAGGCAGAGCAGGGCCCCGGGCTGCTGGAAGAGCGTGGGCGCATCCTGCTGAGCCTCAGCTACAGCTCTCGGCGCCGGGGGCTGCTGGTGGGCATCGTGCGCTGCGCCCACTTGGCCGCCATGGACGTCAATGGCTACTCCGACCCCTACGTCAAGAC GTACCTGAGGCCTGACGTGGATAAAAAATCCAAGCATAAAACGTGTGTGAAGAAGAAGACTCTCAATCCAGAATTTAACGAG GACTTCTTCTACGAGATGGAGCTCTCTGCTCTGGCCACCAAGACCCTGGAAGTCACAGTCTGGGACTATGACATTGGCAAATCCAACGACTTCATCG gTGGCGtgtccctggggcctggggctcggGGAGAGGCCCGGAAGCACTGGCGTGACTGTCTGCAGCAGCCGGACGCAGCCCTGGAACGCTGGCACACCCTCACCAGCGAGCTGCCCCCTGCGGCCGGGGCTCTGCCCTCGGCCTGA
- the CE3H16orf92 gene encoding fertilization-influencing membrane protein isoform X3: MRLWLWAWVWVWLLGLGAIETAPSPQRANTLTRGAESVLFLDRPDFFDYPDSDQARLLAVARFIGEKPVIFVNSGYNSEFFYHILVGALVVAFLFLLFQFCTHM; this comes from the exons ATGAGGCTGTGGCTGTGGGCTTGGGTGTGGGTGtggctgctggggctgggggccatAGAAACAG CACCCAGCCCACAGAGGGCCAACACCTTGACCCGGGGAGCAGAGTCTGTGCTCTTCCTGGACAGACCTGACTTCTTTGATTACCCAGACTCAGACCAAGCCAGGCTCCTGGCCGTGGCCCGGTTTATTGGAGAGAAACCCGTCATCTTTGTTAACTCAG GATACAACTCTGAGTTCTTCTATCACATCCTAGTGGGTGCTCTGGTAGtggccttcctcttcctccttttccagtTCTGCACACACAt GTGA